From Balearica regulorum gibbericeps isolate bBalReg1 chromosome 13, bBalReg1.pri, whole genome shotgun sequence, a single genomic window includes:
- the CALB2 gene encoding calretinin → MAGPQQAPHLHLAELTASQFLDVWRHFDADGNGYIEGKELENFFQELESARKGAGVDSKNDNLGDKMKEFMHKYDKNADGKIEMAELAQILPTEENFLLCFRQHVGSSSEFMEAWRRYDTDRSGYIEANELKGFLSDLLKKANRPYDEAKLQEYTQTILRMFDMNGDGKLGLSEMSRLLPVQENFLLKFQGMKLSSEEFNAIFAFYDKDGSGFIDENELDALLKDLYEKNKKEMNIQQLTNYRKSIMNLSDGGKLYRKELEIVLCNEPPM, encoded by the exons ATGGCCGGCCCGCAGCAGGCCCCGCACCTCCACCTGGCCGAGCTCACCGCCTCCCAGTTCCTCGACGTCTGGCGACACTTCGACGCGGACG gaaATGGCTACATTGAAGgcaaagagctggaaaacttCTTCCAGGAGCTGGAAAGCGCGAGGAAGGGGGCGGGTGTG GACTCCAAGAACGACAACTTGGGTGACAAGATGAAGGAGTTCATGCACAAGTATGACAAAAACGCGGACGGCAAAATCGAGATGGCGGAG CTGGCCCAGATCCTGCCCACGGAGGAGAATTTCCTGCTGTGTTTCCGCCAGCACGTGGGCTCCAGCTCGGAGTTCATGGAG GCTTGGCGCAGGTACGACACGGACCGCAGCGGCTACATCGAAGCCAACGAGCTGAAG GGCTTCTTGTCGGACCTGCTGAAGAAGGCGAACCGGCCCTACGACGAGGCCAAGCTGCAGGAGTACACGCAGACCATC CTGCGGATGTTCGACATGAACGGCGACGGGAAGCTGGGCCTCTCGGAGATGTCCCG tcttttgccTGTGCAAGAAAACTTCCTTCTGAAGtttcag GGGATGAAGCTGTCCTCGGAGGAATTCAATGCCATCTTTGCCTTCTACGACAAG GACGGCAGCGGCTTCATTGACGAGAACGAGCTGGACGCGCTTTTGAAAGACCTGTACGAGAAGAATAAGAAA GAGATGAACATCCAGCAGCTCACCAACTACAGAAAGAGCATCATGAACCTCTCCGACGGGGGCAAACTCTACCGCAAGGAACTGGAGATCGTGCTCTGCAACGAGCCCCCCATGTAG